The window CCCGGTATCCCTGATGTAGCGCCTTGACCGGTGGACGGGCCGCCGGTATACTTGGGGCGCGTCCACAGTCCACCGAGGAATTTTAATGAAGAGCCCCTTCGACCGCATCCGAGAGCGTCTGGCGGCAATTACGGCCGCGCCGTCGCGGATATTCGGCATCCGAGGCCTGACCCTCATCGAGCTGATGATCGTCCTGGCCATCATCGCGATTCTCATCGCCATCGCCGTGCCCAACATCATAGACTACATCTCCGACGCCAACCGCACCGCCTGCATCACCAACCAGTCGAACCTCGAGGTCGAGATAGCGCGGTACAAGTCCACCCACCCCGGCGCCCATATCGGCCCGGCCGGGGCGCGGCTCTCCGATCCCAACGCCCACC is drawn from bacterium and contains these coding sequences:
- a CDS encoding prepilin-type N-terminal cleavage/methylation domain-containing protein; this encodes MKSPFDRIRERLAAITAAPSRIFGIRGLTLIELMIVLAIIAILIAIAVPNIIDYISDANRTACITNQSNLEVEIARYKSTHPGAHIGPAGARLSDPNAHPNAQELMANSSSSENIRRMLTCPEAGNDGSAPGYHYAYSDDQGHIECAVDNAGLVRAEGADFNHDRFNVEEK